The Zingiber officinale cultivar Zhangliang chromosome 9A, Zo_v1.1, whole genome shotgun sequence genome window below encodes:
- the LOC122019787 gene encoding transcription initiation factor TFIID subunit 5-like: MPRTSAVECPGCPPLRALTTDALGLIKVVEVHGNPGILKVVERWGQPDASSGVLAASYADDKIEPLLAVARKNGFVEILNSLNGESLCNTHTKQFGLSDTSRQDDHVVGLHLLKTKGINLFSRVATLLLCTENGNACLKSIPMSGALHDSDIGSQMSFNVCSAGKILCSSLAKSENFALFGGKGVEVNTWDLGNCTRIWTAKSPRPNSLGLSPPPWFTAAAFLSEEDHRKIAAGTNNHQVRLYDTSAQRRPVMSVDYRETPIKAVCPDLHGYKVYVGNASGDLGSFDIRTGKLLGGFTGKCSGSIRSIRKHPELSVIASCGLDCYMRVWDTNTRQLLSTAFLKQHLTNVIFDSHFSYEGPGGNRHDQPSAIQVHDDDSAGNDESVEDEVLPSSRSSEASKMSKRSKTKKLDQEELPTSGNGQVYETTGMNEIKKRRSKIARQQDGDDGAGDTATQSEVEDGEKSSEKHGKRLKPKKRKVSA; encoded by the exons ATGCCTCGAACAAGTGCAGTTGAGTGCCCTGGATGTCCACCTCTGAGAGCCTTGACCACTGATGCACTTGGCCTCATAAAAG TTGTTGAAGTTCATGGTAATCCTGGAATTCTAAAGGTTGTAGAAAGATGGGGGCAGCCAGATGCTTCTTCTGGTGTTCTTGCAGCTTCTTATGCTGATGACAAAATTGAACCG CTTCTTGCTGTTGCTCGCAAAAATGGTTTC GTTGAGATTCTAAATTCTCTAAATGGAGAGAGTTTATGCAACACTCACACCAAACAATTTGGATTATCAGATACCTCTCGTCAAGATGATCACGTTGTCGGCTTGCATCTCCTTAAAACCAAAGGAATAAATTTGTTTTCTAG GGTTGCTACACTACTTCTTTGTACGGAAAATGGAAATGCTTGCTTGAAATCTATTCCCATGAGTGGTGCGCTGCATGATTCTGATATTGGTTCTCAAATGTCATTCAATGTATGCTCTGCCGGTAAAATATTATGCAGTTCATTGGCTAAAAGTGAGAATTTTGCCTTGTTTGGAGG GAAGGGCGTTGAAGTGAATACATGGGATCTTGGAAACTGCACCCGTATCTGGACTGCAAAATCT CCTCGTCCTAATAGCCTTGGTTTATCCCCTCCTCCTTGGTTTACTGCTGCTGCTTTTTTAAGTGAAGAAGATCATCGAAAGATTGCAGCTGGCACGAACAATCATCAG GTTCGTCTTTATGATACCTCAGCGCAAAGGCGGCCTGTTATGTCTGTTGACTATAGGGAAACTCCAATCAAGGCAGTCTGTCCGGACCTACATGGCTATAAAGTTTATGTCGGCAATGCTTCTGGAGACCTTGGTTCCTTTGACATAAGAACAG GAAAATTGCTTGGAGGTTTTACTGGCAAGTGCTCTGGAAGCATCAGATCTATAAGAAAACATCCAGAACTTTCGGTAATAGCATCTTGTG gTTTAGACTGCTATATGCGTGTTTGGGATACAAATACAAGGCAGCTTTTATCTACG GCCTTCCTCAAGCAACATCTCACAAATGTGATATTTGATTCACATTTTTCATATGAAG GTCCAGGCGGTAATCGACATGACCAACCAAGTGCGATACAGGTACACGATGATGATAGTGCCGGTAATGATGAGTCTGTAGAGGATGAGGTACTGCCCAGCTCTCGCAGCAGCGAAGCATCAAAAATGAGCAAACGAAGCAAAACCAAGAAACTAGACCAAGAGGAGTTGCCCACCTCTGGCAACGGTCAAGTGTACGAAACCACGGGGATGAATGAAATCAAGAAAAGGAGAAGTAAGATTGCAAGACAACAAGATGGAGACGATGGAGCAGGTGATACCGCCACTCAATCTGAGGTTGAAGATGGTGAGAAATCTTCAGAAAAGCATGGCAAAAGGCTAAAGCCAAAAAAGAGGAAGGTTTCAGCATGA